One window of the Shewanella litorisediminis genome contains the following:
- the groL gene encoding chaperonin GroEL (60 kDa chaperone family; promotes refolding of misfolded polypeptides especially under stressful conditions; forms two stacked rings of heptamers to form a barrel-shaped 14mer; ends can be capped by GroES; misfolded proteins enter the barrel where they are refolded when GroES binds): MAAKEVVFGNDARVKMLAGVNILANAVKVTLGPKGRNVVLEKSFGAPLITKDGVSVAKEIELEDKFENMGAQMVKEVASKANDAAGDGTTTATVLAQAIVNEGLKAVAAGMNPMDLKRGIDKAVIAAVEELKALSQECADSKAIAQVGTISANSDESIGQIIATAMEKVGKEGVITVEEGQALENELDVVEGMQFDRGYLSPYFINKPETGSVELDNPFVLLVDKKISNIRELLPILEGLAKTGKPLLIVAEDVEGEALATLVVNNMRGIVKVAAVKAPGFGDRRKAMLQDIAILTGGTVIAEEIGLELEKATLEDLGTAKRVVITKDNTTIIDGNGAEEQIKARVGQIKQQIEETTSDYDREKLQERMAKLAGGVAVIKVGAATEVEMKEKKARVEDALHATRAAVEEGVVPGGGVALVRVASKIGNVEVANEDQKHGVVIALRAMEAPLRQIATNAGEEASVVANTVKNGSGNFGYNAGNDTYGDMLEMGILDPTKVTRSALQFAASVAGLMITTEAMVAELPKADAPDMGGMGGMGGMGGMM, translated from the coding sequence ATGGCAGCTAAAGAAGTAGTATTTGGTAACGACGCCCGCGTAAAAATGCTGGCCGGTGTAAACATTCTGGCCAACGCCGTTAAAGTGACCCTGGGTCCCAAGGGCCGTAACGTGGTACTGGAAAAGAGCTTCGGCGCGCCGCTTATCACCAAAGACGGTGTGTCTGTGGCCAAGGAAATCGAACTGGAAGACAAGTTCGAGAACATGGGCGCCCAGATGGTGAAGGAAGTGGCTTCCAAGGCCAACGACGCTGCCGGTGACGGCACCACCACCGCCACCGTACTGGCTCAGGCCATTGTGAACGAAGGTCTGAAGGCCGTTGCCGCCGGCATGAACCCAATGGATCTGAAGCGCGGTATCGACAAAGCCGTTATCGCCGCCGTGGAAGAACTCAAAGCCCTGTCTCAGGAATGTGCCGACTCCAAGGCCATTGCTCAGGTAGGTACCATCTCTGCCAACTCTGACGAGTCCATCGGCCAGATCATCGCCACCGCCATGGAAAAAGTGGGCAAAGAAGGCGTGATTACCGTTGAAGAAGGTCAGGCGCTGGAAAACGAACTGGACGTAGTAGAAGGTATGCAGTTCGACCGCGGTTACCTGTCTCCTTACTTCATCAACAAGCCAGAAACCGGCTCTGTTGAACTGGACAACCCATTCGTGCTGCTGGTTGACAAGAAGATCTCCAACATCCGCGAACTGCTGCCTATCCTCGAAGGTCTGGCCAAGACCGGCAAGCCGCTGCTGATCGTTGCCGAAGACGTGGAAGGCGAAGCCCTGGCCACGCTGGTTGTGAACAACATGCGCGGTATCGTGAAGGTTGCTGCCGTTAAAGCCCCAGGCTTTGGTGACCGTCGCAAGGCCATGCTGCAGGATATCGCTATCCTCACCGGTGGTACTGTTATCGCCGAAGAAATCGGTCTGGAGCTGGAAAAAGCCACTCTGGAAGATCTGGGTACTGCCAAGCGCGTTGTGATCACCAAGGACAACACCACCATCATCGATGGCAACGGTGCCGAGGAGCAGATCAAGGCTCGCGTGGGTCAGATCAAGCAGCAAATCGAAGAAACCACTTCCGATTACGACCGTGAAAAACTGCAGGAGCGTATGGCCAAGCTGGCCGGCGGTGTTGCCGTTATCAAGGTTGGCGCTGCCACCGAAGTGGAAATGAAAGAGAAGAAAGCCCGCGTTGAAGACGCCCTGCACGCCACCCGCGCCGCCGTTGAAGAAGGTGTGGTTCCAGGCGGCGGTGTAGCCCTGGTACGCGTTGCTTCCAAGATTGGCAACGTAGAAGTGGCCAACGAAGATCAGAAGCACGGTGTGGTTATCGCCCTGCGCGCCATGGAAGCCCCACTGCGCCAAATCGCCACCAACGCCGGTGAAGAAGCCTCTGTAGTGGCCAACACGGTGAAGAACGGCTCTGGTAACTTCGGTTACAACGCCGGTAACGACACCTACGGCGACATGCTGGAAATGGGTATCCTGGATCCAACCAAGGTAACCCGCTCAGCCCTGCAGTTCGCAGCCTCTGTAGCCGGTCTGATGATCACCACCGAAGCCATGGTAGCCGAGCTGCCAAAGGCCGATGCCCCTGATATGGGTGGTATGGGTGGTATGGGCGGTATGGGCGGTATGATGTAA
- a CDS encoding co-chaperone GroES, whose translation MNIRPLHDRVIVKRLEVESTSAGGIVLTGSAAEKSTRGEVLAVGNGRILENGTVRPLDVKVGDVVIFNEGYGVKKEKIDGQEVLILSEMDLMAVVG comes from the coding sequence ATGAATATTCGTCCATTACATGACCGCGTAATCGTTAAGCGTCTGGAAGTGGAATCCACTTCAGCTGGTGGCATTGTGCTGACCGGCAGCGCGGCTGAAAAGTCTACCCGTGGCGAAGTGCTTGCGGTAGGCAATGGCCGGATCCTGGAAAACGGCACCGTACGTCCTCTGGATGTAAAAGTGGGTGACGTGGTGATCTTCAACGAAGGTTACGGCGTGAAGAAAGAAAAAATCGACGGTCAGGAAGTACTGATCCTGTCCGAAATGGATCTGATGGCTGTAGTGGGCTAA